From the Helicobacter mustelae genome, the window CAAAGTCCTTTGAGGGTTTAGCGGATTTTTCATGGATGAAGACCTTGGCAAAGTCTGTCTGACCGATGTTTGCGACATCTCCAATGCCATCATCAAAGAAGACCAAAGTATCTGAGGGATCCTTGGAGATATCAGGGAGGTTAATGAGATTTTCATGTACTTCTATGGGGAGCTGTAGGGATTTTACACTGCTTTCAACGATTTTAATCACCATGGTATTTTTGCTAAACAAGAAAACCTTCACAACATCACCCTGCTAAAATTCCAAATATAATTGTAAGATTATAACACAAATTTGTAAGACGAGGATTTTTGGAAGATGCGCAAAATCATGCTACTACTTTGTTGCCTGTGTTTTCTCATGGGTCAGGATAGGATTTATTTCATGCCTTATGAAAATAAGGAGGCCTTACACGCGCTAAAAGCAGTGCTTTCCAGTGCGCAAAAAAGCATTCATATTGCTATTTACAGCTTCACAAACAAGGAGATTGCGAAGGTCTTGCGCGATCAAGCAAAAAAAGGGGTGAAGATTTCCATCATCTATGATCAAGAATCCAATCTTAAAGACAGCTTTTCTACCATCGGATATTTGGGGGCACTACGCAATATTGATGTATGTCTTTTGCAGGGTTTGCAGGCTCATGGCGGGAAGAGGGTGCATTATGGCATCATGCATCAAAAACTCGTGATTGTGGATGATAGGATTGTGGTGCTTGGCTCGGCCAATTGGAGCAAAAGCGCCTTTGCCAACAATTATGAGAATCTCTTCATCACTCAGCAGCCAAACATTGTGCAAAAATCCCAATTTTATTTCCAAGAAATGCGCGGGTCCTGTAAGCCTTATTAAGCTCATATCTCCGCTGGAGTCTCTGGCTAAAGCTGGCAGTGGAGTGATCGCGCATAAATCTAGCTGCTAAGATTCCCCTCATGCTCTCAATTCATATGGTATAGAGCCGCATATCAAATGAAAAACTATACGAAAAACGCGCGCAAAAATTAAGATTGACCCAGGATTTTTGGCAGGGTGATGCCTCTTTGGCCTTGGTACTTGCCATTTTTGTCTTTGTAGCTGAGCTCACAGGGTTCATCCCCTTGCAAAAAGAGCACTTGCGCAATCCCTTCATTGGCATAGATCTTGGCGGGAAGGGTGGTGGTGTTGCTAATTTCAATGGTGATGTGACCCTCAAATTCTGGCTCAAATGGAGTGACATTCACAATGATGCCGCAGCGTGCATAGGTGCTTTTCCCTAGGCAAATGGCTAGCACGTCTCTTGGCATGCGAAAATATTCCACTGTGTGAGCGAGGGCGAAGGAATTGGCAGGGATGGTGCAGAAGCCATCCTTTTTGGCATCAAAATCAACCACATTTTTTTTGTCAAAGGATTTTGGGTCGATGATGGTGGAGTTGACATTGGTGAAAATCTTGAATTGATCGCCTACGCGGATATCATAGCCATAACTGCTCAAGCCATAGCTTACGACGCTGTGCCCTATTTGTTTTTCACAAAATGGCTCAATCATTCTATGTTTTTGGCTCATTTCTCTAATCCATCGGTCGGATTTCAGTCCCATGCATTACCCCTTGAGATTTTCAAATTTTTCATTTTTCCGTTATTTCTGGTATTATAGCGAAACTAAAAGCACGATGCTTCATTGCTTACAAAGTCACTTCAAGGAAAGATTATGAATCTAAAAGAAATTAAAGAAATCGTAGAAATTTTTAATGAGAGCAGTATCACAAAGCTTCAGATTAAAAGAGAGGGTTTTGAGATTCGTCTAGACAAAATTTCTAGCACCCCAACCCTGCTCACCCACACTCCCGCTCCCATCCATGCCCCCCAGCTCCCCGCTACCCCCGATATTTCTGATGATCTTCCTAGCTGCAGTGTGGGTGGGGATTTTATCACCTCTCCCATGGTGGGGACTTTTTATCGCGCACCAAGTCCTGGGGCCGATCCCTTTGTCAAGGTGGGAGATACTGTCAGAAAGGGACAGATTATTGGAATCGTGGAAGCCATGAAGATTATGAATGAGATTGAGGCGGAATATGATTGCAAGATTTTGAACATTGAGGCAAATGACGGCCAACCTGTGGAGTTTGACTCAAAATTGGTGAAAATAGAGAAGCTACAATGAAGAAGGCAGAAAAAAAAGAAATCAAGAGGATCTTGATTGCCAATCGTGGAGAGATCGCTCTGCGTGCAATTCGCACGATCAAAGAAATGGGAAAGGAAGTGATTGCGATTTATTCCACAGCTGATAAGGATACCAATTATCTGGATTTGGCTGATACCAAGATTTGTATCGGTGGTCCAAAATCTAGCCAGAGCTATCTTAATGTGTCTGCAATTATGAGTGCAGCGGAGTTATTTGAGGCAGATGCGATTTTCCCTGGGTATGGATTTTTGAGCGAGAATCAAAATTTTGCAGAAATTTGTGCACATCATGATATTGAGTTCATCGGCCCTAGTGCAGAAGTAATGATGCTCATGAGCGACAAAAGCAAGGCAAAAGATGTGATGAAAGAGGCTGGGGTGCCTGTGATTATGGGAAGTGATGGCGCACTAAAGAGCTATCAAGAAGCCCAGAGTGTCGCTGAACAAATCGGATACCCCATCATTATCAAAGCTGCAGCGGGTGGTGGAGGACGAGGTATGAGGGTGGTGGAGGATAAGAGTCTTTTGAAAAATCTCTATCTTGCTGCAGAATCTGAGGCGCTAAGCGCATTTGGGGATGGCACCATCTACATGGAAAAATTTATCCGAAATCCCAAACATATTGAGGTGCAGATTCTTGGAGATAAGCATGGGAATGTGATCCATGTGGGCGAGAGGGATTGCTCTGTGCAGCGCCGTAATCAAAAGCTCATCGAAGAGACCCCAGCAGTGGTGCTAAATCCAGCTGTGCGCCAAAAGCTTTTGGACACGGCCCTGCGGGCAGCAAAGCACATTGGTTATGTGGGTGCTGGGACTTTTGAATTTTTGCTAGATTCCAATAATGAAGATTTTTATTTTATGGAGATGAATACCCGCCTCCAAGTAGAGCATACCATCAGCGAGATGGTGAGTGGACTGGACATGGTGGAGTGGATGATTAGGATTGCCCAGGGAGAGGTCTTGCCACCTCAAGAAGAAATCACCTTCCATGGGCATGCCATTGAGTGCAGGATTACTGCAGAGGATCCTAAAAAATTCCATCCTTGCCCTGGGAAGATTACCAAATGGATTGTGCCAGGGGGTGCGAATGTGAGATTGGATACTCATGTATATGCGGGATACACCGTGCCCATGTTTTATGATTCCATGATTGGCAAGCTCATTGTCTGGGCAGAAAATCGCCAAAAGGCTATCATTCGCACCAGGCGCGCTCTTAAGGAGTTTTGTGTGGAAGGGATTAAGACCACCATTCCCTTTCATATTGACATGATGAATGACTCTGTTTTCCAGGATGCAAAGGTGCATACGAAGTATTTAGAGCAGAAAATGGAATAAAATTTGCTTCATATGGGGTAATTTTATCAAGGAAGGATCATGAAAATTACACCCCATACTTCAAGTCGTACCCCAAGTAATTTGTCACTTTTGCAAAAAAATGAGAGGGAAAACAAAACAAAAACCCAGGAAGGTTCAAGAAATTTCAAAGATTCCCTCACGCTTTCTCAAAATGCAAGTGCCGTGCGCATCAAAGAGATTAACAAATCCATCGGCGAGCTCCAAGTCCTTGGTAAGGCCCTGAATAAGATTGAGGGAAGGGCTCAGCATCTGCTAAACAACGCCAAAGACAACGCTTCCAAAAAAGAAATCCAAGACGCTATCACACACAGCACTTTTAGGGGAAGGAAGGTTTTTGATGAGGATTTTGGAAAGCTTGCTAAAAACATCAAGCTAGATTCTCGATCGCTCAAGAGGCAGGCAAATCATCTTGATACCACAGAAGAGATCCAGAAATTTAATCAAAATATCAAGGCCCAAAAAGAATATGCCAAGCAGGCTGTGAAGATCTTGCAAAATGATCTAGAAAAAACACTAAAGACTGATGGGAGGGATTATGAGAAGCTGGATGCAAAAATGCTGAAATCTCCTGCATTTGGCGATGCACATAGGCTTGAGAATCTCTCCTCGCATAAAGTTTCCAAACTCCTTGCCTGATGTATCCCTATAGCACGCAGCTCATCCAAGAGGATGATGTCCTTGCCATATCTGAGGCACTGCGTTCCCCCCTGCTTACTCAGGGGAATCTGACTCCCGCATTTGAGCGCGCGCTCTGTGATTTTTGCCATGCCAAATATGCTTTGGTATTTAATTCTGCCACC encodes:
- the dcd gene encoding dCTP deaminase, whose product is MGLKSDRWIREMSQKHRMIEPFCEKQIGHSVVSYGLSSYGYDIRVGDQFKIFTNVNSTIIDPKSFDKKNVVDFDAKKDGFCTIPANSFALAHTVEYFRMPRDVLAICLGKSTYARCGIIVNVTPFEPEFEGHITIEISNTTTLPAKIYANEGIAQVLFLQGDEPCELSYKDKNGKYQGQRGITLPKILGQS
- the accB gene encoding acetyl-CoA carboxylase biotin carboxyl carrier protein, with protein sequence MNLKEIKEIVEIFNESSITKLQIKREGFEIRLDKISSTPTLLTHTPAPIHAPQLPATPDISDDLPSCSVGGDFITSPMVGTFYRAPSPGADPFVKVGDTVRKGQIIGIVEAMKIMNEIEAEYDCKILNIEANDGQPVEFDSKLVKIEKLQ
- a CDS encoding acetyl-CoA carboxylase biotin carboxylase subunit; translation: MKKAEKKEIKRILIANRGEIALRAIRTIKEMGKEVIAIYSTADKDTNYLDLADTKICIGGPKSSQSYLNVSAIMSAAELFEADAIFPGYGFLSENQNFAEICAHHDIEFIGPSAEVMMLMSDKSKAKDVMKEAGVPVIMGSDGALKSYQEAQSVAEQIGYPIIIKAAAGGGGRGMRVVEDKSLLKNLYLAAESEALSAFGDGTIYMEKFIRNPKHIEVQILGDKHGNVIHVGERDCSVQRRNQKLIEETPAVVLNPAVRQKLLDTALRAAKHIGYVGAGTFEFLLDSNNEDFYFMEMNTRLQVEHTISEMVSGLDMVEWMIRIAQGEVLPPQEEITFHGHAIECRITAEDPKKFHPCPGKITKWIVPGGANVRLDTHVYAGYTVPMFYDSMIGKLIVWAENRQKAIIRTRRALKEFCVEGIKTTIPFHIDMMNDSVFQDAKVHTKYLEQKME
- a CDS encoding phospholipase D-like domain-containing protein; this encodes MLLLCCLCFLMGQDRIYFMPYENKEALHALKAVLSSAQKSIHIAIYSFTNKEIAKVLRDQAKKGVKISIIYDQESNLKDSFSTIGYLGALRNIDVCLLQGLQAHGGKRVHYGIMHQKLVIVDDRIVVLGSANWSKSAFANNYENLFITQQPNIVQKSQFYFQEMRGSCKPY